The segment TGTAGGATATTTTATTGTAATTCAATTCCATCTTGCATTCTTTTGAAGTTGATtcatattttcaatttaatctttgcatgtaAATTGAATTATCTTAAACTCAATTtgatctttgaatatatttagaacttgacttaaaaactcaatttgatttttgagtgttaattgaattttgattttatttaaattcaacttgaTCTTTGAATTCACGCAAACCTGATTTAGGAATTTAATCttagttttgaaatcatgaaattgaaatgcacgtaacaaaattagatgaaattggaagaatatgaatttgaatttgaattagaagaactaatgaaattagacaaaattggaatttggggatttggaatttgaatttgaatttaaattagaagaatattgaaattagatgaaattagaatttggggatttggagttTGAATTAGAGGaatgaattagctaattaaataatttaaagaaattatttattttttagaaattgaattttaattaattaataaagattgtttaataaaatgaattaaatcataattaattaaataataaatatttaattaatattaagaaaagggTTAAATAGGATGGAGCACAGGAGGAGACTAGGGTTTGCAGGCGGCAGCGGTTTTCGTTCGCGAGCTTGGGAGGATGGCTCCAGGCGCTTGGATAACCAACGACCTTGGTTTCCACCACCGCAAACCATTTTCAGCGGCAGACCTCAGATTGTAGGAGGAGAGACAGGGGTAGTTTTGGTGAGGCCAGACTCTCTTTCGAGTCAGACAAAAACAAATGGGGTCATTCCCGGATTTTGAATTGCCCAAAGTGGAGTAAAAAGCAGACTGAGGAGCGGTTGTGGAAGAAAAAACCAACAGCTACAAAGAATCCCATTACGTTGGAGGCACCAACGACGACAGATAAGAGAACCATTAGCATCTGTATTGATTCAATGACTTGGAAGGAATCGATTCAAGTCTTGCGTGCTAGAGCTTTCTTCATGAAGTGGGGAGGAGATTGGCCCACTTTTTCCAAGATCAAGAAATGGGTTGATGAGGAATGGGGGAGCCACATTGAGATTAAAAACCTAACTAATGGTTTCTTCTTAATCATTGCTAGGTTAGAAGTGGAAAAATCTAGAATTATGAATAATGGGCCTTTCAAGATGATGGGAATAGGTTCTACATTAATGATTGGATCCCCAACTTTGATCCCCGACAAGCCTCCATTGAGGAGATCCCTGTTTGGATTAGGCTGTACAACCTACCGCATGAATATTGGAAGGAGGAAGTCTTCAAGGTGATCGGCGATAAGTTAGGGAGTTTCATTAAATTTGATGAAGCCATTGACAAACTGGACTCATGTATGTATGCTCGAATTTGTATCATGTGGAAACCACACCCTTGGCTCCCCAAGGCCATTGAAATCCGCTCCCCTGAGGGTTTTTGGAGGCAAgagatagaagttgaagagatcatgatgaaGTGCAAGTCTTGTAAAGAATAGGGGCATGAGGAGTCTGATTGCATGGCAGGACAGAAAGGCAAAGGCAGAGCAGATAGAGGACTGGAGGATCAGTTGATAGCATCATCGGAAGGTGTAAAGGTGGTGCCAGATGCCATACTCACCGATTTGGTTCCTGCCTTTGACTCGATAGTTAGTCCGGGTGCGACATTCCTTCAAAGCGTCTCAGAAAGGGGTGGGCCTGAAGTGTCCATGGTTTCTAAAAATGCAATGGTGTCTAAGCTGGTAGATCAAGCCACGACCTTTATTCTTGCTATCGGTTTGGTTGATGCAAATCAGATAGGTTTTGTCAGGGAGACTACATTAAATCGGGTTTCGCTCCTGGCAGGATGTGATGGGGAGACCCACACGACTTCAACAATTGGAGAAGTGCTTTGGGGAGGTCTCATTCCAACGTTTGCCTCTGTTCTGAAGTCAGAGCTAGTGCTTATACCTCAAGCTGGAGTAGGTGGTGTGGGGATACCCTTTCCTCCCCAGCCGCCTCCCCCCTTAGGGCCCAGAATGGAGGTACCTATTGTAGGTATCACAGGGAATCTACCGGTGAACCTGAGTTATGACTCTGGTGCAGAGATTGAAGAGGTAAAGGCAGACAGGTTCATAGATATTCATGTTTCCCCGATCAAGGAGGATTATGTGAACTCAGTGGAGCtggagtctgaagatgaagaagaCTCGAGTGATGATTCTTTGGGGTTGTCGATAGAGGTAGGGGAGACGAATTCAAGGACCATCAAACAGagtaaagcaaatcctgttaaggCGAATAAAGAGAGTATGAGGGGAAGGAAGAATAAACAAAAGTTGCTGGAGGAAGCAGGCAACATGAAGGGGCAAACCAAACTTCTTAGATCCAAGAGAGACCTGTTCTCTCTTGGGCAACAATGAAGTTCCttacttggaatgtcaggggctgcaatgcccttGACAAGCGACGCTTGATCAAAAGAGGATTTGATCTGGCGAAGCCAGAAGTTATTTGCATTCAGGAAACTAAGTTAGGTAGTGAAGAGGTGGCTAGAGTTCTTGGTGTTAGACAGAGGTGGTCAGGTTTTTTTGTGGATTCAGAGGGGGCTTCAGGTGGTTTGGGTATCTTATGAAATCCCCAATCAGTGAAAGTGGAAGTAGTCTCAAGTTCTAGATAATGGTAGATGGCAAAGGTAAGCTCAAGGACTATCAACTTTTCTAGTTTCTTAATCAATGTTTATGGCCCTACTAAAACAACATATAAGTGCCAGCTATGGGAGGAAATTTCCAAGATTTTAGAGGATATAAGGCTGGCCTTAATGATTGTTGTGGGGGATTTCAATGCCACCCTCTCCCATTCGGACAAACGCGGAGGGGTGAGAAGGATGTGCATGATTCAATCTAATTTTCAGACCTTTGTGGATTCTAACGCTTTGTTTGAGGTGGCTGCTAAAGGGGGGAACTTTACATGGACCAATAGGCATTTGGGATTCTCCAACATAGCTGAGAAATGTGATAGGTTTTTTTTAGCAGGGGATTGGAACCTTGCTCCCCTTATTTTTGAGGCGAAAATTTTGGCTATTTTGGGTTCGGATCACTTCCCGGTCTCACTTGTTGTGCAGAAGGATGGAGTTATACTCAAATGTCCCTTTAAGGTGGAAAAGATGTGGCTAAGGGAGCAGGGCTTCAGTGATCAGGTGGTTTGGTGGTGGAAGGAGACCCCTGTGGTCAAAGGTTTCTTGGCCTATCAGTTCTTTAAAAAGCTAAGCGATGTTAAACAGAAACTGAAAAGATGGAACAAGGATGTTTTTGGAAATATCTTTGAAGAAAAACAAAAGATTGAAGGTGAGTTAGGGAATCTGAACTCGAAAGTCATTGGAGAGGGTATGGACGAGGTGGACTACCTCATGGAGAAAGACCTGCTTAGTAGATATGGGGAAGTTTTGTAGAGGGAAGAGATTTTCTAGAGGCAAAAATCGCGTGAGAATTGGCTTAGAGCCGGAGACAGAAACACAAAATTTCTTCATAGTTCTATGAAGGTAAAGAGAAGTCTTATTAGAATTCTATCTTTGCGACTCATGGATGGTACTTTAACGGAAGATTCTGCCCAGATTAACCAAGAGGCGGTAGCTTTTTTTGGAAATTTATGGAATAAGAGTGGGTTAGATTAGGACAGATTGAAAGCAGAGTTTTTGGTGGTGATTCCTCATTTAGTTTCTAGGGAGGACAATCGGATGCTTGAGGAGCCTGTCTCTCTGAAGGAATTGAAAGTAGCTATTTTTGGTTTGGGAGGGGAGAAAACACCGGGTCCGGACGACTTTCAGTCTTTCTTCTACCAGTTTTTTTGGGATTTGTTAGGTGGCGAGTTGTTGGTGGTGGTTGAAGAGTCAAGGACTAAGGGTTTTATCCTGAAAGAATTCAATTGTACTCTGGTGGTGCTTATCCCAAAGAAAGATAAACCAGTGGGTTTTGAGGAATTTTGCCCGATCTCGCTATGTAAtactatttataaaatcatttcaaaagttGCTGCCAACAGACTCAAATTGATTTTGGAAAAACAAATTTCTTGTGAGCTGAGTGGTATCACGCCGGGGAGGAACATTATTGATGGGATTATTGTGGCTCATGAGGTGATTCATACGACCATCAAGAGTAGGTAGAGAAGAATGATGCTGAAGCTTGACATTCGGAAAGCCTACGACAGAGTTGACAGGTCTTTTCTTTTGGCTGTGCTTGCCAAGTTCGACTTCAGTAAGTGTTGGATTAAGTGGTTTTCTAGTATGGTTATGCAATTCAATGCTTCAGTTTTAGTTAATGACAGTCCCCAAGGTTTTTTTCCTACTTTGCAGGGTTCGGCAGGGGGATCCCgtctccccctttcttttcattTTATTGGCGGAAGTTTTAGGCCGATCAATAGCACGTAAGCAATCTCAGGGGTTGTGGAAAGGTATCGAGATTGCTCAAGGGGTGGAAATGACTACTCATTCTCAGTTTGCCGATGATACTTACCTTTTTGGAGTGGCTTCCATGCAAGAAGCAACAGTGATGAAACAAGTGCTTGATAGATTTAGCTGGGCCACTGGACAGGAGATAAATTGGTAAAAGTCGGACATTTTTCTTTCACATAGAAGTTGGTACTCAGAGGGCCATTGCCAGACTCTTTGGAATCAGAAATTGACAGCTCCCTGGGAAATTTCTTGGTACGCCGCTCTTTGCTAGAGTGAGTAAGACGGAGATTTGGAAAGGACTTCTTGATGGTTGCAAAGCAAAAATGGAGGGCTTGAAAAGTAAATGGCTCATGTTGGCTGGTCACATTTTAATGTTGAAATATGTTATTTCGGCAATGCCGATCTTCTCCAAGGCTTGTTTTAAACTCCCAGGTATGATCATTAAGAATATTcaatagaaaatgaggaaatttctGTGGAACAGTAAACAAGATCAGGACAAATTTCCTTTAATGGCTTGGGATAGAGTGTGTAAACTGAAAGGGGGAGGAGGTGTGGGGCTCTGTGACGGGAAGTTAATAAATGAAGCTATGGGGGCGAAGCTAGTGTGGCAGATGTACAACAAGCCAAAGCAGAGATGGGTTCATATTCTTCAAGCTAAGTACTTGGATAATGGAGATAGGGAGAGGATTCTCACGGTTGAAAATCCCCCTAGAGAATCT is part of the Cryptomeria japonica chromosome 10, Sugi_1.0, whole genome shotgun sequence genome and harbors:
- the LOC131036143 gene encoding uncharacterized protein LOC131036143 — encoded protein: MAKVSSRTINFSSFLINVYGPTKTTYKCQLWEEISKILEDIRLALMIVVGDFNATLSHSDKRGGVRRMCMIQSNFQTFVDSNALFEVAAKGGNFTWTNRHLGFSNIAEKCDRFFLAGDWNLAPLIFEAKILAILGSDHFPVSLVVQKDGVILKCPFKVEKMWLREQGFSDQVVWWWKETPVVKGFLAYQFFKKLSDVKQKLKRWNKDVFGNIFEEKQKIEGELGNLNSKVIGEGMDEVDYLMEKDLLSRYGEVL